The following coding sequences lie in one Halorarum halophilum genomic window:
- a CDS encoding TrkH family potassium uptake protein has translation MSRTGWSLTVRYRASLSLVGTVLRYLAVPLLVPLVVAVYYGETIAPFVVTILLTATVGTALERLDPDPDIGAREGLLMVALTWLMVALVGAVPYLVEAHGIPGIDPAAHPGSTLGHPSNALFESMSGFTTTGATVVGEISFDAHTRGVLLWRQLTQWLGGMGIVVLAVAILPQLSVGGAQLMDAEAPGPGIEKLTPRIAETARVLWGAYLGLTLLEITLLYGLHVAGPPLGMPGLAPNMDLYNAVAHGLTTMPTGGFSPEARSIEAFSATVQWVIIPFMIAAGTNFALFWHALTGNPDRLFEDQEWRVFLGAIGVLTAVVAGMLFAGAGFVETAPAQETFGSTYLEEIIETIPGNAEPALRHALFQVVSIVTTTGYASIDFNAWSPPLKYALLFGMFVGGSAGSTGGAVKVVRWYVILKTVRRELFTTAHPRAVRPVRLNGRPLDERAIRGIFAFTLLYLVLFFVGTLVLFLDTVRVHDGMTVLEAMSAVAATLGNVGPGFGSVGPMGSYRSFSGAGKLLMVVLMWIGRLEIIPVLACLTPEFWRR, from the coding sequence ATGTCGCGCACCGGGTGGTCGCTCACCGTCCGCTACCGTGCGAGTCTCAGTCTCGTCGGGACGGTTCTGCGCTATCTCGCCGTTCCGCTTCTCGTCCCCCTCGTCGTCGCCGTCTACTACGGGGAGACCATCGCGCCGTTCGTCGTCACCATCCTCCTCACGGCGACGGTCGGCACCGCGCTCGAACGGCTCGACCCGGACCCGGACATCGGCGCACGAGAGGGGCTGTTGATGGTCGCGCTCACCTGGCTCATGGTCGCGCTGGTCGGGGCCGTCCCGTACCTGGTCGAGGCGCACGGGATCCCCGGCATCGACCCCGCGGCTCACCCCGGGTCGACCCTCGGCCACCCGTCGAACGCCCTCTTCGAGTCCATGTCCGGGTTCACGACGACGGGGGCGACCGTCGTCGGGGAGATATCGTTCGACGCGCATACGCGCGGGGTGCTGTTGTGGCGCCAACTCACGCAGTGGCTCGGCGGGATGGGGATCGTCGTCCTCGCGGTGGCGATCCTCCCGCAGCTGTCGGTCGGGGGGGCACAGCTCATGGACGCGGAGGCGCCCGGCCCGGGAATCGAGAAGCTCACACCACGGATCGCCGAGACCGCGCGTGTACTCTGGGGCGCGTACCTCGGGCTCACGCTCCTCGAGATCACCCTCCTGTACGGCCTCCACGTCGCCGGTCCCCCTCTGGGTATGCCCGGTCTCGCGCCGAACATGGACCTGTACAACGCCGTCGCGCACGGGCTGACGACGATGCCGACGGGAGGGTTCTCCCCGGAAGCGCGCTCGATCGAGGCGTTCTCGGCGACCGTCCAGTGGGTCATCATCCCGTTCATGATCGCGGCGGGGACCAACTTCGCCCTGTTCTGGCACGCCCTGACGGGCAACCCCGACCGACTGTTCGAGGATCAGGAGTGGCGGGTGTTCCTCGGCGCGATAGGCGTGTTGACGGCCGTCGTCGCGGGGATGCTGTTCGCGGGGGCCGGCTTCGTCGAGACAGCCCCGGCCCAGGAGACGTTCGGATCGACCTATCTGGAGGAGATCATCGAGACCATCCCCGGGAACGCGGAACCGGCGCTCCGACACGCGCTGTTCCAGGTCGTCTCCATCGTGACGACGACGGGGTACGCGAGCATCGACTTCAACGCGTGGAGCCCTCCCCTCAAGTACGCGCTGCTGTTCGGGATGTTCGTCGGCGGATCCGCGGGGTCGACCGGCGGCGCGGTGAAGGTCGTCCGCTGGTACGTCATCCTCAAGACCGTCCGTCGGGAGCTGTTCACGACGGCCCACCCCCGGGCGGTCAGACCCGTCAGGCTGAACGGCCGTCCCCTCGACGAACGCGCGATCCGCGGTATCTTCGCGTTCACCCTCCTCTACTTGGTGCTGTTCTTCGTCGGCACGCTCGTACTGTTCCTCGACACGGTCCGGGTCCACGACGGGATGACCGTCCTGGAGGCGATGAGCGCGGTCGCGGCGACGCTGGGGAACGTCGGTCCGGGGTTCGGCAGCGTCGGCCCGATGGGGAGCTACCGATCGTTCTCCGGGGCGGGGAAACTGCTGATGGTAGTGCTGATGTGGATCGGCCGGCTGGAGATTATCCCCGTGCTGGCGTGTCTCACGCCGGAGTTCTGGCGCCGGTGA
- a CDS encoding DUF7503 family protein, with product MSDNPVKTYLAEHPKACGAVFMMTMLLASASNAAATVSAVNGP from the coding sequence ATGTCCGACAACCCGGTCAAGACGTACCTCGCGGAGCACCCGAAGGCATGCGGCGCCGTCTTCATGATGACCATGCTGCTCGCCAGCGCGAGCAACGCAGCAGCGACCGTCTCGGCGGTCAACGGCCCGTAA
- the gatA gene encoding Asp-tRNA(Asn)/Glu-tRNA(Gln) amidotransferase subunit GatA produces MAEYNAIVTEATVEGDDDGPLAGKTVAVKDNITTEGIRTTCGSAMLEEYVPPYSATVVDRLTEAGATIVGKANMDEFGMGGTTETSAWGPTKNPMDPERVPGGSSGGSAAAVAAGEADLALGSDTGGSVRNPAAFCGVVGIKPTYGLVSRYGLVAYANSLEQIGPLASTVEDAAALLDAIAGPDENDATTRSEGADSDYASAADGDVDELTVGVPTELVKGADDEVAEVFEAALVDLESRGVETVEVSLPSVEHAVQAYYVIAMSEASSNLARFDGVRYGVDGGEGNWNESFARAREEGFGAEVKRRVLLGTYALSAGYHDKYYKKAQDARAWVKRDFDEALDEADVLATPTMPVLPPKRGESLDDPLSLYLMDANTVPVNLADLPAISVPAGEAEGLPVGMQFVGPKFGEETIIRAASAVEE; encoded by the coding sequence ATGGCCGAGTACAACGCGATCGTCACGGAGGCGACCGTGGAGGGCGACGACGACGGACCGCTCGCCGGGAAGACCGTCGCCGTCAAGGACAACATCACCACCGAAGGGATCCGAACCACGTGTGGGTCCGCGATGCTCGAGGAGTACGTCCCGCCCTACTCCGCCACGGTCGTGGACCGCCTGACGGAGGCGGGCGCCACCATCGTCGGCAAGGCCAACATGGACGAGTTCGGGATGGGCGGCACCACCGAGACGTCGGCCTGGGGGCCGACGAAGAACCCCATGGACCCGGAGCGTGTCCCGGGCGGTTCCTCCGGCGGGTCGGCCGCAGCGGTCGCGGCCGGGGAGGCCGACCTCGCGCTCGGCTCCGACACGGGCGGGTCCGTCCGGAACCCGGCGGCGTTCTGCGGCGTCGTCGGCATCAAGCCGACCTACGGGCTGGTCTCCCGATACGGTCTCGTCGCGTACGCGAACTCCCTCGAACAGATCGGTCCGCTCGCCTCGACCGTCGAGGACGCCGCCGCCCTGCTCGACGCCATCGCGGGTCCCGACGAGAACGACGCGACGACCCGGTCCGAAGGCGCCGACTCCGACTACGCCTCGGCCGCCGACGGCGACGTGGACGAGCTGACGGTCGGCGTCCCGACGGAACTCGTCAAGGGCGCCGACGACGAGGTGGCGGAGGTCTTCGAGGCCGCGCTCGTGGACCTCGAATCCCGGGGCGTCGAAACGGTCGAAGTGTCGCTCCCCTCGGTCGAGCACGCCGTGCAGGCGTACTACGTCATCGCGATGTCGGAGGCCTCCTCGAACCTCGCGCGGTTCGACGGCGTTCGCTACGGGGTCGACGGCGGCGAGGGCAACTGGAACGAGTCGTTCGCCCGCGCCCGCGAGGAGGGCTTCGGCGCCGAGGTGAAGCGGCGGGTCCTGCTCGGAACGTACGCGCTCTCGGCCGGTTACCACGACAAGTACTACAAGAAGGCGCAGGACGCCCGCGCGTGGGTGAAGCGGGACTTCGACGAGGCGCTCGACGAGGCCGACGTGCTCGCGACGCCGACGATGCCCGTCCTCCCGCCGAAGCGAGGCGAGAGCCTCGACGACCCGCTCTCGCTGTACCTGATGGACGCCAACACGGTGCCCGTGAACCTCGCTGACCTCCCCGCCATCTCGGTCCCGGCGGGCGAGGCCGAGGGGCTCCCCGTCGGGATGCAGTTCGTCGGCCCGAAGTTCGGCGAGGAGACGATCATCCGCGCCGCGAGCGCGGTCGAGGAGTAG
- the gatC gene encoding Asp-tRNA(Asn)/Glu-tRNA(Gln) amidotransferase subunit GatC encodes MTDTSDAGDAVDPAEVHHVAELVRVDLTDEEAASFAEQFTDVLSYFEALDEVPEVEDEPDLVNVMRTDEVREGLDQEEALANAPESEGGYFKGPRVS; translated from the coding sequence ATGACTGACACCTCCGACGCGGGCGACGCCGTCGACCCCGCGGAGGTCCACCACGTCGCCGAACTGGTGCGCGTGGACCTGACCGACGAGGAGGCGGCGTCGTTCGCCGAACAGTTCACGGACGTGCTCTCGTACTTCGAAGCCCTCGACGAGGTGCCGGAGGTCGAGGACGAGCCGGACCTCGTGAACGTCATGCGGACCGACGAGGTCCGCGAGGGACTCGACCAGGAGGAGGCGCTCGCGAACGCGCCCGAGTCCGAGGGTGGCTACTTCAAGGGGCCGCGGGTGTCGTAG
- a CDS encoding transcription initiation factor IIB, whose protein sequence is MSENVRDYTDERAGERETDGTEEQREDLSCPECGGDLVADSERGETVCRDCGLVVEEDEIDHGPEWRAFDSAEKDEKSRVGAPTTNMMHDKGLSTNIGWQNKDAYGNQLSGRQREKMQRLRTWNERFRTRDSKERNLKQALGEIDRMASALGLPENVRETASVIYRRALEDDLLPGRSIEGVATSCLYAAARQAGTPRSLDEIANVSRVDKDEIARTYRYVVRELKLEIQPADPESYVPRFASELGLSDEAERRARTLLKTAKEAGVHSGKSPVGLAAAAVYAASLLTNEKVTQSQVSEVANISEVTIRNRYHELLEAEGKVELR, encoded by the coding sequence ATGAGTGAGAACGTCCGAGATTACACGGACGAACGAGCAGGAGAGCGCGAGACAGACGGGACCGAGGAGCAGCGGGAGGACCTCTCGTGTCCCGAGTGCGGCGGCGACCTCGTGGCGGACTCCGAACGAGGCGAGACCGTCTGCCGCGACTGCGGCCTCGTCGTCGAGGAGGACGAGATCGACCACGGTCCCGAGTGGCGCGCGTTCGACTCCGCCGAGAAAGACGAGAAGTCCCGGGTCGGCGCGCCGACGACGAACATGATGCACGACAAGGGCCTGTCGACCAACATCGGCTGGCAGAACAAGGACGCCTACGGCAACCAGCTATCCGGTCGCCAGCGCGAGAAGATGCAGCGGCTCCGAACCTGGAACGAGCGGTTCCGGACGCGCGACTCGAAGGAGCGCAACCTCAAGCAGGCGCTCGGCGAGATCGACCGCATGGCCTCCGCGCTCGGCCTCCCCGAGAACGTCCGCGAGACCGCCTCCGTCATCTACCGCCGCGCGCTCGAGGACGACCTCCTCCCAGGTCGCTCCATCGAGGGCGTCGCGACCTCCTGCCTGTACGCCGCCGCTCGACAGGCTGGAACCCCCAGGTCGCTCGACGAGATCGCGAACGTCTCGCGGGTCGACAAGGACGAGATCGCACGCACGTATCGCTACGTCGTCCGCGAGCTGAAACTCGAGATCCAGCCAGCTGACCCGGAGAGCTACGTCCCGCGGTTCGCCTCGGAACTCGGCCTCTCGGACGAGGCAGAGCGACGCGCGCGGACGCTCCTCAAGACGGCGAAGGAGGCGGGTGTCCACTCCGGGAAGTCCCCGGTCGGCCTCGCCGCGGCGGCCGTCTACGCCGCGTCGCTGCTCACCAACGAGAAGGTGACCCAGAGCCAGGTGAGCGAGGTGGCGAACATCTCCGAGGTCACCATCCGAAACCGGTACCACGAGCTGCTGGAAGCGGAAGGAAAGGTCGAACTCCGTTGA
- a CDS encoding NUDIX hydrolase encodes MECTRHITATVYVVDGDATALHEHPRLGIRVPPGGHVGRDELPHEAGLREVREETGLDPVLVDDTPEVDAPAGRTLPDPRHTMLYDINVHKDGSVGHQHVDLIYFASVDSRTIDPPVVADEAPADGWEWYTADELRASNVDADTTEFGVEAIEAVSAAE; translated from the coding sequence ATGGAGTGTACCCGTCACATCACAGCGACGGTCTACGTCGTCGACGGCGACGCGACCGCCCTCCACGAGCATCCGAGACTGGGTATCAGGGTTCCTCCCGGCGGACACGTCGGTCGCGACGAACTCCCGCACGAGGCCGGCCTCCGGGAGGTCCGCGAGGAGACCGGCCTCGACCCGGTCCTCGTCGACGACACGCCCGAAGTCGACGCGCCGGCCGGCCGGACGCTCCCGGACCCCCGCCACACGATGCTGTACGACATCAACGTCCACAAGGACGGTTCGGTCGGCCACCAGCACGTCGACCTGATCTACTTCGCTAGCGTCGACTCCCGGACGATCGACCCCCCAGTCGTCGCCGACGAGGCGCCCGCGGACGGGTGGGAGTGGTACACCGCCGACGAACTCCGCGCGAGCAACGTGGACGCTGACACGACCGAGTTCGGCGTCGAGGCGATCGAGGCGGTGTCCGCCGCGGAGTGA
- a CDS encoding asparagine synthase C-terminal domain-containing protein, which yields MSHLDGASAELVREALADGDPLPGTIGFAGELDGTLVRDVVGRRPVFSEADDPGAWSFDPTDLREPASVPAGHVRDETGEREVWTLPDPEPESRADAQAAVTAAVTSSVRNLDSDGLAVAFSGGVDSALVAAGVPDAPLFVTGFEDSHDVAAARSAAAAMDRDLHVVELTHEDLRRAVPEVAIATRRTNPMDVAIALPLYLVAERAAAEGFDRFALGQGADELFGGYAKVVDPASDHRVDAETVRGARRETVLTLPEQLERDVLALRAAGVKPVAPLLHDRVVRAALALPDELIAADSERKVALRAAAEGLVPESVRAADKKAVQYGTYVSRELDRLARRAGFKRRMEDHVGQYIGSLLE from the coding sequence GTGTCGCACCTCGACGGTGCCTCGGCCGAACTCGTCCGCGAGGCGCTGGCCGACGGCGACCCGCTCCCCGGAACGATCGGGTTCGCGGGCGAACTCGACGGCACGCTCGTTCGTGACGTGGTCGGTCGCCGCCCGGTGTTCTCCGAGGCCGACGACCCGGGAGCGTGGAGCTTCGATCCGACTGACCTCCGGGAGCCTGCGTCCGTCCCTGCCGGCCACGTCCGTGACGAGACGGGGGAGCGGGAGGTGTGGACGCTTCCCGACCCGGAACCCGAATCCCGGGCCGACGCGCAGGCGGCGGTCACCGCGGCCGTCACGTCGTCCGTTCGGAACCTGGACTCCGACGGCCTCGCCGTCGCCTTCTCCGGCGGCGTCGACTCGGCGCTCGTCGCGGCCGGCGTACCGGACGCACCGCTGTTCGTCACGGGGTTCGAAGATTCTCACGACGTTGCGGCGGCGCGGAGCGCCGCGGCGGCGATGGACCGCGACCTGCACGTCGTGGAGTTGACCCACGAGGACCTTCGGCGCGCGGTGCCGGAGGTCGCGATCGCGACTCGACGGACGAACCCGATGGACGTCGCGATCGCCCTCCCGCTGTACCTCGTCGCCGAGCGGGCCGCGGCCGAGGGGTTCGACCGGTTCGCGTTGGGACAGGGTGCGGACGAACTGTTCGGCGGCTACGCGAAGGTGGTCGACCCCGCGTCGGACCACCGCGTCGACGCGGAGACGGTCAGGGGGGCGCGCCGCGAGACGGTGCTGACGCTCCCCGAACAGCTCGAACGGGACGTGCTCGCGCTCCGCGCGGCAGGTGTTAAACCGGTCGCGCCGCTGCTCCACGACCGCGTGGTTCGGGCGGCGCTGGCACTCCCGGACGAACTCATCGCGGCCGACTCGGAGCGGAAGGTTGCACTCCGCGCGGCGGCCGAGGGACTGGTCCCGGAGTCGGTGCGAGCGGCGGACAAGAAGGCGGTCCAGTACGGCACCTACGTGTCTCGGGAACTCGACCGGCTGGCTCGGCGGGCGGGGTTCAAGCGCCGGATGGAGGACCACGTGGGCCAGTACATCGGATCGCTGCTGGAGTGA
- a CDS encoding PHP domain-containing protein — protein sequence MLSVELHCHSELSHDGRDPVDMLLEQAAAVGMDALAVTDHDQLEASLEAADLADEYGLVGITGMEVTSAAGHVLALGIEEPVPTGLSFDDTLDHIADQGGLSVIPHPFQKSRHGVQPHITDEQLARADAIEVYNSRLLTGRANRQAEAFALDHGVPMTAGSDAHIAEMVGQAVTEVGAEDRSQDAVLEAIRDGRTSVVGSRTPWRISFRQFAGGAKRRVRRRIGELL from the coding sequence GTGCTATCGGTCGAGCTGCACTGTCACTCGGAGCTCTCCCACGACGGCCGCGACCCCGTCGACATGCTGCTCGAACAGGCGGCCGCCGTCGGGATGGACGCGCTCGCCGTCACGGACCACGACCAGCTCGAGGCGAGCCTCGAGGCCGCCGACCTGGCCGACGAGTACGGCCTCGTCGGTATCACCGGAATGGAGGTGACGAGCGCAGCCGGCCACGTCCTCGCGCTCGGCATCGAGGAACCGGTCCCGACGGGGCTCTCGTTCGACGACACCCTCGACCACATCGCCGATCAGGGCGGCCTCTCGGTCATCCCCCACCCGTTCCAGAAGTCCAGACACGGGGTCCAGCCCCACATCACCGACGAGCAACTGGCCCGCGCGGACGCCATCGAGGTGTACAACTCGCGGCTCCTCACCGGCCGGGCGAACCGGCAGGCCGAAGCGTTCGCGCTCGACCACGGCGTCCCGATGACCGCGGGCAGCGACGCCCACATCGCAGAGATGGTCGGCCAGGCCGTCACCGAGGTCGGTGCGGAGGACCGCAGCCAGGACGCCGTTCTCGAGGCGATCCGGGACGGCCGTACGAGCGTCGTCGGCAGTCGAACCCCGTGGCGGATCTCCTTCCGCCAGTTCGCCGGCGGAGCGAAGCGCCGCGTGAGACGCCGCATTGGAGAACTCCTGTAA
- the purL gene encoding phosphoribosylformylglycinamidine synthase subunit PurL — MSLPDADRELVTAELGRDPTPAEAALFENLWSEHCAYRSSRPLLGAFESEGDQVVIGPGDDAAVVALDDETYVTLGIESHNHPSYVDPFDGAATGVGGIVRDTMSMGAYPVALTDSLYFGEFDREHSRYLFEGVVEGISHYGNCIGVPTVGGSVAFHEGYEGNPLVNVACLGLTSADRLVTAVAQEPGNKLVLVGNGTGRDGLGGASFASEDLAANAETKDRPAVQVGDPYAEKRLIEANEQLVDERLLVSARDLGAAGLGGASSELVAKGGLGADIDLDAVHQREPNMNALEILLAESQERMCYEVRPEDVERVAAIAERFDLGCSVIGDVTDGNYVCTFAGDGDRETVVDVPAEYLADGAPMNDLNAEAPSQPERDLPDADLGEAVKAVVGNPNTASKRWVYRQYDHQVGTRTGVLPGDDAAVIAIREAGLGVALSAGAEPRWTEIAPYEGARAVALENATNLAAKGATPLAAVDCLNGGNPEKPDVYGGFSAAVDGLADMCAHLSVPVVGGNVSLYNDSAAGPIPPTPTLAMVGTTEGYTAPPATVSGDGDLLLVGATGGALGGSEYLAHAGGSDRFPDLPDDAASVLNALADVAGLESTLAVHDVSHGGLAVTLAEMVGTDAGVEATLADDLALFEETPGRAVVETADPDAVRDAFDGVAPVEHIGTATDEGALSLTVGDETLRYSAERIRELRSVIERELA; from the coding sequence ATGAGTCTCCCCGACGCGGACCGCGAACTCGTGACCGCGGAGCTAGGCCGCGACCCGACGCCTGCCGAGGCGGCGCTGTTCGAGAACCTGTGGAGCGAGCACTGCGCGTACCGATCCTCCCGTCCCCTGCTCGGGGCGTTCGAGAGCGAAGGTGACCAGGTCGTCATCGGCCCCGGCGACGACGCGGCGGTCGTCGCGCTCGACGACGAGACGTACGTCACGCTCGGCATCGAGAGCCACAACCACCCCTCATACGTCGACCCGTTCGACGGCGCCGCGACGGGCGTCGGCGGTATCGTCCGCGACACGATGAGCATGGGCGCGTACCCCGTCGCGCTGACCGACTCGCTCTACTTCGGGGAGTTCGACCGGGAACACTCCCGGTACCTGTTCGAAGGTGTCGTCGAGGGTATCAGCCACTACGGCAACTGCATCGGCGTCCCGACGGTCGGCGGCTCGGTGGCGTTCCACGAGGGGTACGAGGGGAACCCGCTCGTCAACGTCGCCTGCCTCGGACTCACGTCGGCGGACCGGCTGGTCACGGCGGTCGCCCAGGAGCCGGGGAACAAGCTCGTGCTCGTCGGAAACGGCACCGGCCGCGACGGCCTCGGCGGGGCCTCGTTCGCCTCCGAGGACCTGGCCGCGAACGCCGAGACCAAGGACCGGCCGGCGGTCCAGGTCGGCGATCCGTACGCCGAGAAGCGCCTCATCGAGGCAAACGAGCAACTGGTGGACGAGCGACTCCTCGTCTCCGCGCGCGACCTCGGCGCCGCGGGCCTTGGCGGGGCGTCCTCGGAACTCGTCGCGAAGGGCGGTCTCGGGGCCGACATCGACCTCGACGCGGTCCACCAGCGCGAGCCGAACATGAACGCGCTGGAGATCCTCCTCGCCGAGTCACAGGAGCGGATGTGCTACGAGGTTCGTCCGGAGGACGTGGAGCGCGTCGCGGCCATCGCGGAGCGCTTCGACCTCGGCTGCTCGGTCATCGGCGACGTCACCGACGGGAACTACGTCTGCACCTTCGCGGGCGACGGCGACCGGGAGACGGTCGTCGACGTGCCGGCGGAGTACCTCGCGGACGGCGCTCCGATGAACGACCTCAACGCGGAGGCGCCGAGCCAGCCCGAACGCGACCTCCCCGACGCCGACCTCGGCGAGGCAGTCAAGGCCGTGGTCGGGAACCCGAACACGGCGAGCAAGCGCTGGGTGTACCGCCAGTACGACCACCAGGTCGGGACGCGGACCGGCGTCCTCCCCGGTGACGACGCGGCGGTCATCGCGATTCGGGAGGCGGGCCTCGGCGTCGCGCTCTCGGCGGGGGCGGAGCCGCGCTGGACCGAGATCGCGCCCTACGAGGGCGCCCGCGCCGTCGCGCTGGAGAACGCGACGAACCTCGCCGCGAAGGGCGCTACGCCGCTGGCCGCGGTCGACTGCCTGAACGGCGGGAACCCCGAGAAGCCGGACGTGTACGGCGGATTCTCTGCAGCGGTGGACGGCCTGGCGGACATGTGCGCCCACCTCTCGGTCCCCGTGGTCGGCGGCAACGTCTCGCTGTACAACGACTCCGCGGCCGGACCCATTCCGCCGACGCCGACGCTCGCGATGGTGGGCACGACCGAGGGGTACACTGCCCCACCCGCCACCGTCTCCGGGGACGGGGACCTCCTCCTCGTCGGAGCGACGGGCGGCGCGCTCGGGGGCTCGGAGTACCTCGCCCACGCGGGCGGGTCGGACCGCTTCCCGGACCTCCCCGACGACGCCGCCTCCGTCCTGAACGCGCTCGCGGACGTCGCGGGACTCGAATCGACGCTCGCGGTCCACGACGTGAGCCACGGCGGGCTCGCGGTGACGCTCGCCGAGATGGTGGGCACGGACGCCGGCGTCGAGGCGACGCTCGCCGACGACCTCGCCCTGTTCGAGGAGACGCCCGGGCGGGCGGTCGTCGAGACGGCCGACCCCGACGCGGTCCGGGACGCCTTCGACGGCGTCGCCCCGGTCGAGCACATCGGAACGGCGACGGACGAGGGAGCACTCTCGCTGACGGTCGGCGACGAGACGCTCCGGTACTCGGCCGAGCGGATCCGGGAGCTCCGGAGCGTCATCGAGCGCGAACTGGCGTGA
- a CDS encoding DUF7550 family protein, producing the protein MADHHDHEHYREFADERITSPMQGYTTGQVTTGALVALVGIVIAFGLPLLFSL; encoded by the coding sequence ATGGCCGACCACCACGATCACGAACACTACCGCGAGTTCGCGGACGAACGCATCACGTCGCCCATGCAGGGGTACACCACCGGGCAGGTCACGACCGGCGCGCTCGTCGCGCTCGTCGGCATCGTCATCGCGTTCGGGCTCCCGCTGCTGTTCTCCCTGTAA
- the hisF gene encoding imidazole glycerol phosphate synthase subunit HisF: MPLTKRIIPCIDVDLDENGDAAVYTGVNFEDLRYTGDPVEMAKKYNAAGADEFVFLDITASAEGRETMLDTVSAVADECFIPLTVGGGIRTREDIKETLRAGADKVSINSGAIANPELVTKGAESFGSQCIVISVDSKRRFDERGEHYVEVDGESCWFECTVKGGREGTGLDVVEWAVEAEERGAGELFVNSIDADGTEEGYDIPLTAAVCDAVSTPVIASSGCGGPEDMYEVFTDAGADAALAASIFHFDEYGIDEVKAYLDEHGLPIRL, encoded by the coding sequence ATGCCACTGACCAAGCGCATCATCCCCTGCATCGACGTGGACCTCGACGAGAACGGGGACGCCGCCGTCTACACCGGGGTCAACTTCGAGGACCTCCGGTACACCGGCGACCCCGTCGAGATGGCGAAGAAGTACAACGCCGCCGGCGCCGACGAGTTCGTCTTCCTCGACATCACCGCCTCCGCGGAGGGCCGGGAGACGATGCTCGATACCGTCTCGGCGGTCGCGGACGAGTGCTTCATCCCGCTCACCGTCGGCGGCGGCATCCGCACACGCGAGGACATCAAGGAGACGCTCCGGGCCGGCGCGGACAAGGTGTCCATCAACTCGGGCGCCATCGCGAACCCCGAACTCGTCACGAAGGGGGCCGAGTCGTTCGGGAGCCAGTGCATCGTCATCTCCGTTGACTCGAAGCGCCGCTTCGACGAGCGCGGCGAGCACTACGTCGAGGTGGACGGCGAGTCCTGCTGGTTCGAGTGCACGGTCAAGGGCGGTCGCGAGGGGACCGGCCTGGACGTGGTCGAGTGGGCCGTCGAGGCCGAGGAACGCGGCGCCGGCGAACTGTTCGTCAACTCCATCGACGCCGATGGCACCGAGGAGGGGTACGACATCCCCCTCACGGCGGCCGTCTGTGACGCCGTCTCGACGCCGGTGATCGCCTCGTCGGGCTGTGGCGGCCCCGAGGACATGTACGAGGTGTTCACCGACGCGGGCGCCGACGCGGCGCTCGCCGCCTCGATCTTTCACTTCGACGAGTACGGCATCGACGAGGTGAAGGCGTACCTCGACGAGCACGGCCTCCCGATCCGACTGTAA
- a CDS encoding DUF1684 domain-containing protein, with protein sequence MSDDVGRFYVERVRERRRHKDEFFADHPQSPIPTAERSDFEGLRYFDPDPDYRVEAELREHDEPEEIAVETTGEGERRYRNVGEFRFRLAGEDVTLNAYRSPGDDSRLWVPFRDGTSGDGTYPAGRYLDLEDPDDRTEGGAWVLDFNEAYSPYCAYSEAYECPLVPIENWLDVSVRAGEKTPEK encoded by the coding sequence ATGAGCGACGACGTCGGTCGATTCTACGTCGAACGGGTTCGCGAGCGACGCCGACACAAGGATGAGTTCTTCGCCGACCACCCCCAGTCGCCGATCCCGACGGCCGAGCGGTCCGACTTCGAGGGCCTCCGGTACTTCGATCCGGATCCGGACTATCGCGTCGAGGCCGAACTCCGCGAGCACGACGAACCGGAGGAGATCGCCGTGGAGACGACGGGCGAAGGCGAGCGTCGGTACCGGAACGTCGGCGAGTTTCGGTTCAGGCTGGCGGGCGAGGACGTGACCCTCAATGCGTACCGGTCGCCCGGCGACGACAGTCGGCTGTGGGTCCCCTTCCGCGATGGGACGAGCGGCGACGGGACGTACCCGGCCGGGCGGTATCTCGACCTCGAGGATCCCGACGACCGGACGGAGGGCGGCGCCTGGGTCCTGGACTTCAACGAGGCGTACAGCCCCTATTGCGCGTACTCGGAGGCGTACGAGTGTCCGCTGGTCCCGATTGAGAACTGGCTGGATGTGTCGGTGCGCGCCGGGGAGAAAACGCCGGAGAAGTGA